A single window of Mustela erminea isolate mMusErm1 chromosome 4, mMusErm1.Pri, whole genome shotgun sequence DNA harbors:
- the C4H6orf118 gene encoding uncharacterized protein C6orf118 homolog, with translation MAGGPEPELYVRWKHCGVQGDRPLCNLTKLLNKLQKDHRDDIYLYTSGHLNSNKLYRPPETILYHWPNANRPKGEKIFKVEKASDKKIAKMKDALAYFTINTALSPKDVQTTPLFRYLDPLEPISRTSEEDFIPRKAPGKEASAELRRREELRLPEMKVLKYRTVESSRQCVMSPQPKDKYQYISSYLAGITKTDKYRKFLCFQKEVLAKQDLMKHDFTGRKAAICHEKKLEQELQKVCICEPQQFNRLHIFGEVFEDICNSSLIFGDILKEVKDEYELYMAILLQSQATSQDKTLLANAKGLERRPVKTADVTQAKEELRAMVAATKAAMEHNDKLRSELEREQTLLQSAKEKSELSKKDVMDEDHLTLIEKVEKKRCEILNKWDEIQALEREIKTTLLHTGISHITENRIKSIETEAIKLETANRILKKKMHVIESQVKQTMEKSKMSEEGQRNLWDFIKEFVNLKETETNSSDWKMTYENS, from the exons TTTACGTGAGATGGAAGCACTGTGGGGTGCAAGGTGATAGGCCTTTATGCAATCTAACAAAGCTTTTGAACAAACTTCAGAAAGATCACAGAGATGACATCTATCTCTACACCTCTGGGCACTTGAATTCCAATAAGCTCTACAGGCCTCCTGAGACAATCCTCTATCACTGGCCCAATGCCAATagaccaaaaggggaaaaaatcttcaaagtagaGAAAGCATCTGATAAGAAGATTGCAAAGATGAAAGATGCTTTGGCTTATTTTACCATCAATACAGCTCTGAGTCCAAAAGATGTCCAGACCACACCACTATTCAGGTATCTGGACCCTCTGGAGCCTATTTCCCGCACTTCAGAAGAGGACTTCATTCCAAGGAAGGCTCCAGGAAAAGAGGCTTCTGCAGAACTGCGGAGAAGAGAAGAGCTGAGATTGCCAGAGATGAAGGTTCTCAAGTACAGAACAGTGGAGTCCAGCCGTCAGTGTGTGATGTCTCCCCAACCCAAGGATAAGTACCAGTACATCAGCTCCTACCTAGCTGGTATCACAAAGACAGACAAGTACAGAAAGTTCCTGTGCTTCCAAAAAGAAGTTCTTGCAAAACAAGATCTCATGAAGCACGATTTCACTGGGAGAAAGGCAGCGATATGCCATGAAAAGAAGTTGGAACAG GAGCTCCAGAAAGTGTGCATATGTGAACCTCAGCAGTTCAACAGACTGCACATCTTTGGAGAAGTctttgaagatatttgcaatagtTCTTTGATATTTGGtgacatcttgaaagaagtcaag GATGAATATGAACTGTACATGGCAATCCTTCTGCAGTCCCAGGCCACGTCCCAGGACAAG ACTCTGCTGGCTAATGCCAAGGGGCTGGAGAGGAGACCAGTGAAGACTGCAGATGTCACCCAGGCCAAGGAGGAACTGAGGGCGATGGTCGCAGCCACCAAAGCAGCCATGGAGCATAATGACAA ACTCAGAAGTGAACTCGAGAGGGAGCAAACACTGCTGCAATCTGCTAAGGAAAAATCAG aattatCTAAGAAAGATGTAATGGATGAGGATCACCTCACTCTTATTGAGAAGGTTGAAAAGAAGAGGTGTGAAATACTTAATAAATGGGATGAAATTCAAGCTcttgaaagagaaatcaaaacaaCTTTGCTTCATACGGGAATTTCACATATCACTGAGAATAGGATTAAAAGCATAGAg ACTGAAGCTATAAAATTGGAAACAgcaaacagaattttaaagaagaaaatgcat GTTATTGAAAGCCAGGTGAAGCAGACCATGGAGAAGAGCAAGATGAGTGAGGAGGGGCAGCG GAACCTTTGggattttattaaagaatttgtaaacttaaaggaaacagaaactaaCTCAAGTGATTGGAAAATGACCTATGAAAATTCATAG